A genome region from bacterium includes the following:
- a CDS encoding TonB-dependent receptor yields MILLAVLATASFAGTTGKLTGKVIDRTSNEGLPGVNVVVLGTTLGAATNIAGEYIILNVPPGVYSVKASLIGYGEMTLKEVRVSIDLTTRADFQLAEETLQLGEEVEVVAQRELIQKDLTATTAIVSDKSIQSLPVTEVNEVISLQAGVVDKDGLHIRGGRKGEVAYWIDGVPVTDAYDGGTVVDVNKDLVQELQVISGAFNAEYGQALSGIVNIATKEGAAQFGGALTTYFGDYVSGNDKLDWGGFPAPYSTQAATPAPLFRDIKNVNPADIRNFEGSLYGPLIGDKLSFNVAGRYIYFDGWLRGQRVYKPENIGFLDSTGTFIASRDPSGLGDGAYVPMNWNRKVYGQGKLTYRFRPTMKFTLTSIYDDVDYQDFDRDFVLNPDGNVNRFRTGLTNILKLTHTVSNRTFYDLAVSYTEKEYREYAYEDPHDPRYVHPQLSNQLLFSFKTGGVSNRHFNRRTSTGLVKLDITSQVTNSHQFKTGVEYRRNRVFFEDISLQPVLEQSDFDPANDSPFIRTRVPDLSTPDHNRSTHRPTEFAAYLQDKIELQNFIVNVGVRLDHFDPDGRVLADPSDPNIYNPIRPENRFFDRNGNGIQDADEPSLTIEQRQQYWYKSVGSKTKVSPRLGVSFPVLAGGVFHFSFGQFFQAPKFERLYQNSDFKIGSGTGNQGLIGNADLEPEQTTNYEIGLKQEITGNSTIDVTAFFRDIRDLTSTRADNIEVFGGAAYYNKFVNADFGLVRGVIISYSRRFAGGFSANADYTFQVAKASNSDPEAARNAANSGALPEVQLTPVDWDQRHTLNISTAYNGSSWGAGLILQAASAQPYSPRQVTDISALSINSERKPGNLNVDLRLYKDFRLSRLNLSLFARVFNLFDTLNEVNVFNDTGQADFTTDRNLAIRTVGTRTPVNSIDEWYTYPTYFSEPRRVEFGTTITF; encoded by the coding sequence TTGATCCTGTTGGCCGTGTTGGCAACGGCCAGCTTTGCCGGCACCACTGGCAAGCTCACGGGCAAGGTCATCGACCGGACGAGCAATGAGGGCCTGCCGGGCGTCAATGTCGTGGTTCTAGGAACGACGCTGGGCGCGGCCACCAATATCGCAGGCGAGTACATCATTCTGAACGTGCCGCCGGGCGTCTACAGCGTGAAAGCCTCGCTCATCGGTTACGGTGAGATGACGCTCAAAGAAGTGCGCGTCAGCATCGATCTCACCACGCGCGCCGACTTCCAACTGGCCGAGGAAACCCTGCAGCTTGGCGAAGAAGTCGAAGTGGTGGCGCAGCGCGAATTGATTCAAAAGGACCTCACCGCCACCACCGCCATCGTCAGTGACAAAAGCATCCAGAGCCTGCCGGTGACCGAAGTGAATGAAGTCATCAGTCTGCAGGCGGGCGTGGTCGACAAGGACGGCCTGCACATTCGCGGCGGCCGCAAAGGCGAGGTGGCCTACTGGATCGACGGCGTACCGGTCACCGACGCCTATGATGGCGGCACCGTGGTCGACGTCAACAAAGACCTGGTGCAGGAGCTGCAAGTCATCAGCGGCGCCTTCAATGCGGAATACGGCCAGGCGCTCTCGGGCATCGTCAACATCGCGACCAAGGAAGGAGCCGCGCAATTTGGCGGCGCGCTCACCACCTATTTTGGCGATTACGTCAGCGGCAACGACAAGCTGGATTGGGGCGGCTTTCCGGCACCCTACTCGACGCAGGCGGCCACCCCGGCGCCCCTCTTCCGTGACATCAAAAACGTCAATCCAGCGGATATCCGCAATTTCGAGGGCAGCCTCTACGGCCCGCTGATCGGCGACAAGCTCTCCTTCAACGTCGCCGGCCGCTACATCTACTTTGACGGCTGGCTGCGCGGCCAGCGCGTTTACAAACCGGAGAACATCGGCTTTCTGGATTCGACCGGCACCTTCATCGCCTCGCGCGATCCTTCCGGCTTGGGCGACGGCGCCTATGTGCCGATGAACTGGAATCGCAAGGTCTATGGCCAGGGCAAGCTGACCTACCGATTTCGCCCGACGATGAAGTTTACGCTCACCTCGATCTACGATGATGTCGATTATCAAGACTTCGACCGCGACTTCGTGCTCAACCCCGACGGCAACGTCAACCGCTTCCGCACCGGCCTCACCAACATCCTGAAACTCACCCACACCGTCAGCAATCGCACCTTCTATGATCTGGCCGTCTCCTATACGGAGAAGGAATACCGGGAATATGCCTACGAGGATCCGCACGATCCGCGCTATGTTCATCCGCAATTGTCGAATCAACTGCTGTTCAGCTTCAAAACCGGCGGCGTGAGCAATCGTCATTTCAACCGCCGCACTTCCACCGGCCTGGTCAAGCTCGATATCACCAGCCAGGTGACGAACAGCCATCAATTCAAAACCGGGGTGGAGTATCGCCGCAACCGGGTGTTCTTCGAAGACATCAGTCTGCAGCCGGTGCTCGAGCAATCGGATTTCGATCCTGCCAACGATTCACCTTTCATCCGCACGCGCGTGCCGGATCTCAGCACGCCGGATCACAACCGCAGCACGCACCGGCCCACGGAATTTGCAGCTTACCTGCAGGACAAGATCGAGCTGCAAAACTTCATCGTGAATGTCGGCGTGCGGCTGGATCATTTCGATCCCGACGGCCGCGTGCTGGCGGATCCCAGCGATCCCAACATCTACAATCCCATCCGGCCGGAAAACCGTTTCTTCGATCGCAACGGCAACGGCATACAGGATGCGGACGAGCCGAGTCTGACCATCGAGCAGCGCCAGCAATACTGGTATAAGAGTGTGGGCAGCAAGACCAAGGTCAGCCCGCGGCTGGGCGTTTCCTTCCCCGTGCTGGCCGGCGGCGTGTTTCATTTTTCCTTCGGCCAGTTTTTCCAGGCGCCCAAGTTCGAGCGGCTGTATCAGAACAGCGATTTCAAAATCGGCAGCGGCACCGGCAACCAGGGTTTGATCGGCAATGCTGATCTGGAGCCCGAACAGACCACGAACTATGAGATCGGGTTGAAGCAGGAGATCACCGGTAACAGCACGATCGATGTGACCGCGTTTTTCCGGGATATTCGCGATCTCACCAGCACGCGCGCCGACAATATCGAAGTCTTCGGCGGCGCCGCCTACTACAACAAATTCGTCAATGCTGATTTTGGCCTGGTGCGCGGCGTCATCATTTCCTACAGCCGGCGCTTTGCCGGCGGCTTTTCCGCCAACGCCGACTACACCTTCCAAGTCGCCAAGGCTTCGAATTCGGATCCAGAAGCCGCGCGCAATGCGGCCAACTCCGGTGCCCTGCCGGAAGTCCAGCTCACGCCGGTGGATTGGGACCAGCGCCACACGCTCAATATCTCCACCGCCTACAACGGCTCGAGCTGGGGCGCCGGCCTGATTCTGCAGGCCGCCAGCGCACAGCCGTATTCGCCACGCCAGGTCACCGACATCTCGGCGCTGTCGATCAATTCCGAACGCAAACCGGGAAACCTGAACGTCGATTTGCGTTTGTACAAGGATTTCCGGCTTTCCCGTCTGAATCTCTCGCTGTTTGCGCGGGTGTTCAACCTGTTCGACACGCTCAACGAGGTCAACGTCTTCAATGACACCGGCCAGGCCGATTTCACCACCGATCGCAATCTTGCGATCCGCACCGTGGGCACGCGCACGCCGGTGAATTCGATCGACGAGTGGTACACCTATCCGACCTATTTCTCCGAGCCGCGCCGTGTCGAGTTCGGCACGACCATCACTTTCTGA
- the xseB gene encoding exodeoxyribonuclease VII small subunit, producing the protein MSKKISFEEAMAKLDAIVQQLEQGQVPLEEAVKVFEEGVRLYRLCAGQLQEAEKKLQKLVKTEAGFQLELMSDPEIG; encoded by the coding sequence ATGAGCAAAAAGATTTCCTTTGAAGAGGCGATGGCGAAGCTGGATGCCATCGTGCAGCAACTCGAACAGGGACAAGTGCCCCTGGAGGAGGCGGTCAAGGTTTTTGAAGAAGGCGTGCGCCTCTACCGCCTGTGCGCCGGCCAGTTGCAAGAAGCCGAAAAGAAACTGCAGAAGCTGGTGAAAACCGAGGCCGGTTTTCAGCTCGAACTCATGAGTGATCCCGAGATCGGATGA
- a CDS encoding T9SS type A sorting domain-containing protein, protein MKRVLSIVALLALLPFALQAQSGAEFRRSGIMDGNLVKTVYGNWGVIGQPSTRGNRGAWLNPNNGYVGDVSILVGAEINAADTVFHSVVVCPVDRPSSGGPEQSPTGKRWGFEPVSGYLNASQQDVAISNNPSSWPGFWPDRLDDALDPGWRGAWNGYFGRNQFNADLETYFVMDDNADEEFNVAANNRFGVSFKPDANNPSRNGLGLEVRVRALQWNDVLAQDNIFWLYEVSNNSTTNYNRVVFGSLVGTYVGVTSTEDRREYDDDFSFFDVERDLTYTADFDDNVSGRNPNWVGEVGVVGYAFLESPGNPFDGLDNDGDFDDYVDSGVPATAGLFQSTEFDSVRILPGQRVVLITNEGRFGRTIATVPDRDTTFTTLGAKIFVRPGITKLVEGNTYRLPGQFRTIVNPNAYDGIDNDLDGVIDENSQLHYRQVRVDQNGNTLFDRLNPLARIDYLTGRGAIDRMLDEKRDDKIDNDNDWDVEFHDVGLDGEAGTGDLGEGDALATSGAGTNLPGEPNIDKTDVDESDQIGLTSFEYFAPAGNFSIRDDESLWQRLTPGFFDVPPSIVNNRPIQGEDGDFIFGSGYFPLPAGQTRSFSLALVYGAGGGRQLDLDDLLKNRDTVQKIYNSNYQFPQAPRKPVVQAYAGDGKVTLTWDRHAEESVDPTTREKDFEGYKVYRSTDPLFNDARLITNADGTIEQLKPIAQFDLINGLTGYFQAQGSLYQDLRGLSFLLGNDTGLQHTYIDENVENGRTYYYAVVAYDRGDASKDIFPKENTRVIRRLANGEYQTDLNTVIATPRTKVAGYQHPKDSVPLSPVQTVATGDINYQVLNHEALTGHLYVLEFYDTSTDGIDNNNNWNLLTDDVGSDGVADTNDPDGSEGNGVPDRGEPNLDHRDNKELLEKFTTSYSIMDSTGVTEAFLAQDTVFVNLSKQNLVPGSVVVRNPAGATVPASEYLVLLDRGRIRGARRGALPAGQYAISYRYYPVYRSANLDSTQRQVPSSTTAPRLSDADNFDGLVLSFRNAKAIAKIESRSRFNRDKQPFFFSFVPLELNLGTETIKGFRNAASYRFEFASTIVDTSSDFLGAQPVPVNYRVYNLTDRRYIDFLVLDRDNDGTTISTFDEVVLVETGANNIPVVTWDMVFSSSKDTTISFGAGDTLFINTSKPFRRGDRFTFAPELPTVDRARASQMLSDIRVVPNPYVVASVHEPPLPEGVTSGRGERRITFTNVPVNATIRIFTARGELVQTLQNGGNLQSGAVAWNLKTFENLDIAPGVYFYVVDSEAGQKQGKIAIIK, encoded by the coding sequence ATGAAAAGAGTTTTGAGCATCGTTGCTTTGTTGGCGCTGTTGCCCTTTGCGCTGCAGGCACAAAGCGGCGCGGAGTTCCGCCGCTCCGGCATCATGGACGGCAATCTGGTCAAAACCGTCTACGGCAACTGGGGCGTGATTGGCCAGCCTTCGACGCGCGGCAACCGGGGCGCCTGGCTGAACCCCAACAACGGTTACGTCGGCGACGTGAGCATCCTGGTGGGCGCCGAAATCAATGCCGCCGATACGGTCTTTCACTCGGTGGTGGTGTGTCCGGTGGATCGCCCGTCCTCCGGCGGGCCGGAGCAATCGCCCACCGGCAAGCGCTGGGGCTTCGAGCCGGTCTCCGGTTACTTGAACGCCAGCCAACAAGATGTGGCCATCAGCAACAACCCCAGTTCCTGGCCGGGCTTCTGGCCTGACCGCCTGGATGATGCGCTCGATCCCGGCTGGCGCGGCGCCTGGAACGGCTACTTTGGCCGCAATCAATTCAACGCCGACCTGGAAACCTACTTCGTCATGGATGACAACGCCGACGAAGAGTTCAACGTCGCCGCCAACAATCGCTTCGGCGTCAGTTTCAAGCCCGATGCCAACAATCCCAGCCGCAACGGCCTGGGGCTGGAAGTGCGGGTGCGCGCGCTGCAGTGGAACGATGTGCTGGCGCAAGACAACATCTTCTGGCTTTATGAAGTGTCCAACAACAGCACCACCAACTACAATCGCGTGGTGTTCGGCTCGCTGGTGGGAACCTATGTCGGCGTGACCTCCACGGAAGATCGCCGCGAGTATGACGACGATTTTTCCTTCTTTGATGTCGAGCGCGATCTCACCTACACCGCGGATTTTGACGACAACGTTTCCGGACGCAACCCCAACTGGGTCGGTGAAGTGGGCGTCGTCGGCTACGCGTTTCTGGAAAGCCCGGGCAATCCGTTTGACGGCCTCGACAACGACGGCGATTTCGATGATTACGTCGACAGCGGCGTGCCTGCCACGGCCGGGCTGTTTCAGTCCACCGAGTTCGATTCGGTGCGCATCCTCCCCGGGCAGCGAGTGGTGTTGATCACCAATGAAGGCCGGTTCGGGCGCACCATAGCTACTGTTCCCGACCGCGACACGACCTTCACGACGCTGGGCGCCAAAATCTTCGTGCGCCCGGGCATCACCAAGCTGGTCGAAGGCAACACCTACCGCTTGCCGGGCCAGTTCCGCACCATTGTCAATCCCAATGCCTATGACGGCATCGACAATGATCTCGACGGCGTCATCGACGAAAACTCGCAATTGCACTACCGCCAGGTGCGGGTGGATCAGAACGGCAACACTCTGTTCGACCGCCTCAATCCGCTCGCCCGCATCGACTATCTTACCGGCCGCGGCGCCATCGACCGCATGCTCGATGAAAAGCGCGATGACAAGATCGACAATGACAATGACTGGGACGTGGAATTCCACGACGTCGGCCTCGATGGTGAAGCCGGCACCGGCGACCTCGGCGAAGGCGATGCCCTGGCCACCAGCGGCGCCGGCACGAATCTGCCGGGTGAACCCAACATCGACAAGACCGACGTCGATGAGTCTGATCAAATCGGCTTGACCAGCTTCGAATATTTCGCGCCTGCCGGCAATTTCTCGATCCGCGACGATGAGAGCCTGTGGCAGCGCCTCACGCCCGGCTTCTTCGACGTGCCGCCGTCGATCGTCAACAACCGGCCGATTCAAGGCGAAGATGGAGATTTCATCTTCGGCTCGGGTTATTTCCCGCTGCCTGCCGGCCAGACGCGCAGCTTCTCGCTGGCGCTGGTTTATGGCGCGGGCGGCGGCCGGCAGCTCGATCTCGATGATCTGCTGAAGAACCGCGACACCGTGCAAAAGATCTACAACAGCAACTACCAATTCCCGCAGGCGCCGCGCAAGCCGGTGGTGCAGGCCTATGCCGGCGACGGCAAAGTGACGCTCACTTGGGATCGCCATGCGGAGGAGTCGGTGGATCCGACGACGCGCGAGAAAGACTTCGAGGGTTACAAAGTCTATCGCTCGACTGATCCGCTCTTCAATGACGCGCGTTTGATCACCAACGCCGACGGCACCATCGAGCAGCTCAAGCCCATTGCCCAGTTCGACCTGATCAACGGCCTCACCGGCTATTTCCAGGCGCAAGGCTCGCTGTATCAGGATTTGCGCGGGTTGTCGTTCCTGCTCGGCAATGATACCGGTTTGCAGCATACTTACATCGATGAGAATGTCGAGAACGGCCGCACTTACTACTACGCGGTGGTGGCCTACGATCGCGGCGACGCTTCCAAAGACATTTTCCCCAAAGAAAACACCCGCGTGATCCGCCGCCTGGCAAACGGAGAATATCAGACCGATCTCAACACCGTGATCGCGACGCCGCGCACGAAAGTGGCAGGCTACCAGCATCCCAAGGACAGCGTGCCGCTGAGCCCGGTGCAGACCGTTGCGACCGGCGACATCAACTATCAGGTGCTCAATCACGAAGCCCTGACCGGCCACCTCTACGTGCTGGAGTTCTACGACACCTCGACCGACGGCATCGACAACAACAACAACTGGAATCTGCTCACCGATGACGTGGGCAGCGACGGCGTGGCAGACACCAATGATCCCGACGGCTCCGAGGGCAACGGCGTGCCCGATCGCGGCGAGCCCAATCTCGATCACCGCGACAACAAGGAGCTGCTGGAGAAATTCACCACCTCCTATTCGATCATGGACAGCACGGGCGTGACGGAGGCTTTTCTGGCCCAGGATACGGTTTTTGTGAATCTGTCGAAGCAAAACCTGGTGCCGGGCTCGGTGGTGGTGCGCAATCCCGCCGGCGCCACGGTGCCGGCCTCCGAGTATCTCGTGCTGCTGGATCGCGGCCGCATTCGCGGTGCGCGGCGCGGCGCGCTGCCGGCCGGACAGTACGCCATCAGCTACCGCTACTATCCGGTCTATCGCAGCGCCAACCTCGATTCAACGCAACGCCAGGTGCCGAGCAGTACCACGGCGCCGCGGCTCTCCGATGCCGACAATTTCGACGGCCTGGTGCTGTCGTTCCGCAACGCCAAGGCGATTGCCAAAATCGAAAGCCGGTCGCGCTTCAACCGCGACAAGCAGCCGTTCTTCTTCAGCTTCGTGCCGCTGGAGTTGAATCTCGGCACCGAAACCATCAAGGGCTTCCGCAACGCCGCCAGCTATCGCTTCGAGTTTGCCAGCACGATTGTCGATACCTCCTCGGATTTCCTCGGGGCACAGCCGGTGCCGGTCAACTATCGCGTCTACAATTTGACCGACAGGCGCTATATTGATTTTCTCGTGCTCGACCGGGACAACGACGGCACGACCATTTCGACCTTTGACGAAGTAGTGCTGGTGGAGACCGGTGCGAACAATATTCCGGTCGTGACCTGGGACATGGTGTTCTCCTCTTCGAAGGATACCACCATCTCCTTCGGCGCGGGCGACACGCTGTTCATCAACACCAGCAAGCCGTTCCGCCGCGGCGATCGTTTCACTTTTGCACCGGAGCTGCCCACGGTCGATCGGGCCCGCGCCAGCCAGATGCTTTCCGATATTCGCGTCGTGCCCAATCCCTACGTCGTGGCCTCGGTGCACGAGCCGCCGCTGCCGGAGGGCGTCACCAGCGGGCGCGGCGAACGGCGCATCACCTTCACCAATGTTCCGGTCAACGCCACGATTCGCATCTTCACGGCGCGCGGCGAGCTGGTGCAGACGCTGCAAAACGGCGGCAACCTCCAGAGCGGCGCCGTGGCCTGGAACCTCAAGACCTTTGAGAATCTCGATATCGCGCCGGGCGTGTATTTCTACGTGGTCGACTCCGAGGCCGGCCAGAAGCAGGGCAAGATCGCGATCATCAAGTAG
- a CDS encoding PorV/PorQ family protein: protein MIRKVNIVALSLALLILSLGASELRAQAKVGTASAPFLGIAIGPRAAAMGGAFAALGNDVTALYWNPGGIAMLEKSQLLVSHTQWLVNTDFNWAGFVLQVGEGNALGLSVTLLDYGEEEVVDEYNQTGTGARWSANDLAVAASYARRFTDRFAIGGNAKYIQQKIWNETASSFAFDAGLLFITQFNDMRLGMSISNFGADMKFGGKDLLQRIDIDPDNSGNNETLVSELRTERWPLPLFFRVGLAYDLLRAQNTRVTLAADALRPSDNTGVLNLGTEVELYNTLFLRGGYKSLFREDSEEGLTLGAGVKYNMGAAGMLNFDFAYADYGLLDNVKMFSLGLAF from the coding sequence ATGATCCGCAAAGTGAATATCGTGGCGCTGAGCCTGGCGCTGCTCATCCTCAGCCTGGGCGCGAGTGAGCTGCGGGCTCAGGCCAAAGTGGGAACGGCGAGTGCGCCGTTTCTCGGCATCGCGATTGGGCCGCGTGCCGCGGCCATGGGCGGCGCCTTCGCCGCTCTGGGCAACGATGTCACCGCGCTGTACTGGAATCCCGGCGGCATTGCCATGTTGGAGAAATCACAACTGCTGGTTTCGCATACGCAATGGCTGGTCAACACGGATTTCAACTGGGCCGGCTTCGTCTTGCAGGTGGGAGAGGGCAACGCCCTGGGCCTGAGCGTGACCCTGCTGGATTACGGCGAAGAGGAAGTCGTCGATGAGTACAATCAAACCGGCACCGGCGCGCGCTGGTCGGCGAACGATCTGGCGGTGGCCGCCAGCTATGCGCGGCGCTTCACCGATCGCTTTGCCATCGGCGGCAACGCCAAATATATCCAGCAGAAAATCTGGAACGAGACGGCCAGCTCGTTTGCCTTCGATGCCGGCCTGCTGTTCATCACCCAGTTCAACGACATGCGGCTGGGGATGAGCATTTCGAATTTCGGGGCGGACATGAAATTTGGCGGCAAGGACCTGCTGCAACGCATCGACATCGATCCGGATAACTCCGGCAACAATGAGACGCTGGTTTCCGAATTGCGCACGGAGCGCTGGCCGCTGCCGCTGTTTTTCCGGGTGGGGCTCGCGTATGATTTGCTGCGCGCGCAGAACACGCGCGTCACGCTGGCCGCCGACGCGCTGCGGCCGAGCGACAACACCGGCGTGCTCAATCTCGGCACTGAAGTCGAGCTGTACAACACGCTGTTCTTGCGCGGCGGCTACAAATCGCTCTTCCGCGAGGACAGTGAAGAGGGGCTGACGTTGGGCGCCGGGGTGAAATATAACATGGGCGCGGCCGGCATGCTCAATTTCGACTTCGCCTATGCCGATTACGGCCTGCTCGACAATGTCAAAATGTTTTCACTCGGCCTGGCCTTCTGA
- a CDS encoding NAD(+)/NADH kinase, whose translation MRFAVLGNLTHAAIVEVAPRWLQWLSDRAEVVIADDLAAYLGVVSPRVTVAPRDSVHLNCDMLISLGGDGTILATAHVVGRSGVPILGVKFGGLGFLVEIGPEELYSALEAILAGRYEVQKRMVLEGRLRNAPEAATLYALNDFVIDKAGQMRLVRLKVMIDDEYLNTYISDGLIVATPTGSTAYSLAAGGPIMPPEMKAMVITPICPHSLNARPVVIPDEKTVMVEIATADTQAHLSADGQPARRIVSGMCVEIRKADYSVNLVRKSGPASSSFYDKLRAKFHWGEDLRK comes from the coding sequence ATGCGCTTTGCCGTTCTGGGAAACTTGACGCACGCCGCGATTGTGGAGGTGGCGCCCCGGTGGTTGCAGTGGCTGAGTGATCGGGCCGAGGTGGTGATCGCCGATGATTTGGCCGCTTACCTGGGCGTGGTTTCGCCGCGCGTGACCGTGGCGCCGCGCGACTCCGTTCATCTCAATTGCGACATGCTGATTTCGCTGGGCGGAGACGGCACCATCCTCGCGACGGCGCATGTGGTGGGGCGGTCGGGCGTGCCGATTCTCGGCGTCAAGTTCGGCGGCTTGGGCTTTCTGGTTGAAATCGGGCCGGAGGAGCTTTACAGCGCGCTGGAGGCGATTTTGGCCGGCCGCTATGAAGTGCAAAAGCGCATGGTCTTGGAGGGCCGCCTCCGCAATGCGCCCGAAGCCGCCACGCTTTATGCCCTGAATGATTTCGTGATCGACAAGGCCGGGCAGATGCGTTTGGTGCGCCTGAAGGTGATGATCGACGATGAATATCTCAACACGTACATTTCCGACGGCCTGATCGTGGCAACGCCCACCGGCTCGACCGCCTATTCCCTTGCGGCCGGTGGGCCGATCATGCCGCCGGAGATGAAAGCCATGGTGATTACGCCGATCTGCCCGCATTCTCTCAACGCCCGCCCGGTGGTCATCCCCGATGAGAAAACCGTGATGGTCGAGATTGCCACCGCCGACACACAGGCGCATCTTTCGGCGGACGGCCAGCCGGCACGGCGGATCGTCTCGGGCATGTGTGTGGAAATACGCAAGGCCGACTACAGCGTCAACCTGGTGCGCAAGTCCGGTCCAGCCTCGTCGAGTTTCTATGACAAGTTGCGCGCGAAATTTCACTGGGGGGAGGATTTGCGCAAGTAA